One Sulfurimonas sp. HSL-3221 genomic window, CGTCTACGACGGCCGCGAAGCGGCGCGCTCCATCGTCAGAAGCCTGCTGAAATAATGGCGCTTTTCAGCGCCGTTTCTCTACCGCTTCCCCTGAGCATTTAGGGGAAGTCTGGGCACTTTTTCGCTACAATTCCCCCAATCAATCAAAACTATTTCCGAACCCCGAAGGATACGTGATGAACCTTTTCAACCTTTTCGGCGGCACGTCCCGACAGCAGCCTACCAAGAGCGAGGCACCGGCACACTGGGTCAAATGCCCCTCATGCAACTCCCTGATGTACTACAAAGAGGTTGAAAACCAGAACTACGTCTGTCCCAAATGCGGTCACCATATGCGTATCAACGTCGACAAGCGCATCGAACTGCTTTCGGACGAGGGGAGCTTTGTCGAGTTCGACGCGAACCTTGCGCCGGTCGACCCGCTGAAGTTCGTGGACAAGAAAAGCTACGTCAAACGCCTTGAAGAGGGGGAAAAGAAGACGGGACGCCGCTCCTCCGTTGTCAGCGGCGAATGTACGATGAACGGCGTGAACGTGCAGCTCTGTGTCTTCGACTTCGCCTTTATGGGGGGATCGCTGGGCTCCGTCGAAGGGGAGAAGATCACCCGTGCCATCCACCGCGCCATCGAGAAAAAGCAGGGTGTCGTCATCATCAGCGCCTCGGGCGGGGCGCGGATGCAGGAGAGTACCTACTCCTTGATGCAGATGAGCAAGACCTCCGCCGCTCTGGCACGCCTGGGCGAACACAAACTCCCCTTCATCTCTGTTCTGACCGACCCGACGATGGGCGGGGTCAGCGCCTCGTTCGCGACCCTCGGCGACATCATCATCGCCGAGCCGGGATCGCTCATCGGTTTCGCCGGCCAGCGCGTTATCAAGCAGACGATCGGTTCGGACCTCCCCGAGGGGTTCCAGCGCTCGGAGTTCCTGCTGGAGCACGGCTCCATCGATATGGTCGTCAACCGTAACGAGCTCAAAGAGACTATCGCGGACCTGATCCGCATGATGCTGCCTGCTTCGGCCGACCATGACGCGCAGTGAAATAGACGCCTTCTTCACCTCCCTCCCGTCCAACGCCCTCTACGCCCTCTGCGACCAGGCGTTGCTCGATTCCCATGCCCTTGACCTGGAACCCTATGTCGAAGCCTGCCGCCAGCTGGACGTCTCGCTGATCCAGTACCGGAACAAAGCTGCGGAGACCGACGTCGTCAAAGCCGCGCTGGAGCGCCTTCGGGGGCTGTGGGACGGGATGCTGATCATCAACGACCGCTGGCAGCTCCATGCACTGTGCGACGGCGTGCATGTGGGCCAGGATGATCTGCTTGGAATCGGTGCAGATGCCGCCGCAGCGGTGCAATCTCTGCGCCGGGAAGTGGGCAGCAACTGCGTCATCGGCCTCTCCACCCATAATGCCACGGAGATCGCGACGGCCAACACGCTCGGGATCGATTACATCGGGCTGGGAGCCTTCCGGGCGACGGGAACCAAAACGGATGCGGCGGTCCTGGGCGAAGACCTGGATACCCTGGCGTCTGCCTCCGTCCACCCGGTCGCGGCTATCGGCGGGGTCGGCTTTGAGGACCGCTTTGCCCATGCGCGGATGCGGGTGATGGGCAGTGCGATCATTGCGGAGGCGCAGCGATGGAAGTGACCCTCTATTCCATCGCCAAAAAAGAGCGGTCCATCTACGATCCGTTATACAAAGAACTTATAAAAATGAGTTCGCGCTTCGCCAAGGTCAATGACGTCGAAATTTTCGGCAAAAACGTCACCAAAGCACACACAATAGGCGAAGAGGCCGCAAAACAGGCCTATACGGAGAGTCTTGAGCCCTATTTAAACCGTGGATATTCGATTGCGTTGCATCCTGATGGAAAATTAATCGACAGTTTCGAATTCAGTAAGCTCCTTAGTGATAAAATGTCGGTGCAATTTTATATCGGAGGGGCGTTCGGATTCGAAGACGCGTTTCTTCGGCGCTGCGACAAGGTGATCAGCCTGTCGCCGCTGACGATGAGCCACAAGATCGCCAAGGCGGTCCTGCTGGAACAGATCTACCGCGGATTCACGATCCTGAACAACCACCCCTACCACAAATAAGGACACCCGTGCAAAACAGCGAACTGTCATATTTCGAGGAGATTCTGCGCGCACGCAAAGCGCAGATCATGAAGAACATTTCCGGCGTCGAGGCGGAACTGGACGGTCTGAGCGACGTTGAAATGAACGACGAAGGCGATTACGCCGCCATCAGCAACGACAATATGGTTGATACCGCGATCGGGACACAGCAGGGGACCGAACTGCTCGAGATCGAACTGGCGCTGAGCAAGATCAGCGCAGGCACCTACGGCATCTGCGAGATGTGCGAGGAGCCGATCAGTTTTGCGCGTCTCAAAGTGAAGCCGCATGCGCGTTTTTGCATTGACTGCAGGGAGATTGCCGAGAAGAACAGCGCCAAGTAAGGGGGACGCATGTATATCAAACGCTACAGTATCGCCGCACTGCTGCTGATCTTTATGCTCGGATGGTTCGTCTACGGTTTCGTATCGAAAGAGAGCATCCACATCGAGCTGCTGGGCATTATGCTCCCGTCACTGCCGGTCGCCGTGTGGGTCGCCCTGGCGATGCTGCTGCTCTATGCCGGCACCCTTGCTCATATGCTCTTCTACTCCGTTGTCGGCAGCGTACGCCTGCGCAAGTACGAAAAGGATTACGCCCACCTGCTCGACGCGGTCGCCGACGCCTTCTTGCAAAAAGAGGATCGCCGACACGCTTTTAAAACGGAGCGCTACGCGCTGATGGGCGAGATCGCCGATCACTCCCGGATGCTGCCCGATGAGAACCTTGAGGGGATCGAACATCCCAAACTCGGGGCGATCATCCAGGCGATCCAGCTGATCGAGAAGGGCGAAAGCGCCGACCTCAAGCGTTTCAACCTCCCCAGCGGCAATCCCCTGGTGCGCCAGAACCATATCAACCAGCTGGCCGAAGGCAAACTCGATGCGGAAACGGTCCTCTCGAAACCTGAACGCTACGATGCGGCGATCCACGCGCTGGCCTTCGAGCAGCTCAGCGTCTTCGCGCCGCTGCATATTTTGGAGAAGTACCGCCCTTACATGACCTTCAAAGCGGCCCTCTCCATCGTCAACCGCATCAACGCCGAGGAGAACACCCTCTCCGTGCCGAACGCGACGGTGGTGGACTTCGTCACCCGGATCGAAGGGCTCTCCTCGCTGGATTACCTCTACCTCGGCGTCGTGATGGGCGAGCATATGCTCCCCGAGCAGCGCATCGCCG contains:
- the accD gene encoding acetyl-CoA carboxylase, carboxyltransferase subunit beta, translating into MNLFNLFGGTSRQQPTKSEAPAHWVKCPSCNSLMYYKEVENQNYVCPKCGHHMRINVDKRIELLSDEGSFVEFDANLAPVDPLKFVDKKSYVKRLEEGEKKTGRRSSVVSGECTMNGVNVQLCVFDFAFMGGSLGSVEGEKITRAIHRAIEKKQGVVIISASGGARMQESTYSLMQMSKTSAALARLGEHKLPFISVLTDPTMGGVSASFATLGDIIIAEPGSLIGFAGQRVIKQTIGSDLPEGFQRSEFLLEHGSIDMVVNRNELKETIADLIRMMLPASADHDAQ
- a CDS encoding thiamine phosphate synthase; its protein translation is MTRSEIDAFFTSLPSNALYALCDQALLDSHALDLEPYVEACRQLDVSLIQYRNKAAETDVVKAALERLRGLWDGMLIINDRWQLHALCDGVHVGQDDLLGIGADAAAAVQSLRREVGSNCVIGLSTHNATEIATANTLGIDYIGLGAFRATGTKTDAAVLGEDLDTLASASVHPVAAIGGVGFEDRFAHARMRVMGSAIIAEAQRWK
- a CDS encoding 23S rRNA (pseudouridine(1915)-N(3))-methyltransferase RlmH — encoded protein: MEVTLYSIAKKERSIYDPLYKELIKMSSRFAKVNDVEIFGKNVTKAHTIGEEAAKQAYTESLEPYLNRGYSIALHPDGKLIDSFEFSKLLSDKMSVQFYIGGAFGFEDAFLRRCDKVISLSPLTMSHKIAKAVLLEQIYRGFTILNNHPYHK
- the dksA gene encoding RNA polymerase-binding protein DksA, with product MQNSELSYFEEILRARKAQIMKNISGVEAELDGLSDVEMNDEGDYAAISNDNMVDTAIGTQQGTELLEIELALSKISAGTYGICEMCEEPISFARLKVKPHARFCIDCREIAEKNSAK